The following coding sequences are from one Mesotoga infera window:
- the rbfA gene encoding 30S ribosome-binding factor RbfA produces the protein MASTYRREMLESEILKVLTVALSSYTSEKDSLGMASIVRVELTKDKRFATVYVSLMGPDDKKKKLVEKLNEDKGFFRTAIAKNIRLFKAPEIRFKEDTGIEASLRVAKLLEQIEKEKNDTEDE, from the coding sequence ATGGCAAGCACTTACAGAAGAGAGATGTTGGAGTCAGAGATATTGAAGGTTCTCACGGTAGCTCTATCATCTTACACCAGCGAAAAAGACTCGCTGGGTATGGCTTCAATTGTCAGGGTTGAACTGACTAAAGACAAACGGTTCGCGACCGTGTACGTTAGTCTTATGGGCCCCGACGACAAGAAGAAGAAGCTCGTTGAGAAACTGAATGAAGACAAGGGGTTTTTTAGAACTGCCATTGCAAAGAACATCCGGCTTTTCAAAGCCCCCGAGATTCGTTTTAAGGAAGATACCGGAATCGAAGCAAGCTTGAGAGTGGCAAAACTTCTCGAGCAGATCGAAAAGGAGAAGAACGATACGGAAGATGAATGA